From Salvelinus namaycush isolate Seneca chromosome 24, SaNama_1.0, whole genome shotgun sequence, one genomic window encodes:
- the LOC120019628 gene encoding LOW QUALITY PROTEIN: T-lymphoma invasion and metastasis-inducing protein 2 (The sequence of the model RefSeq protein was modified relative to this genomic sequence to represent the inferred CDS: deleted 1 base in 1 codon), producing MGNTDSQYSSFNVPGKSKSCSLKFYSTKEEALSPHSWWRGSEGSGQGYRTRSKGGRVCLPQHKITHNQPYGSSKHYEHHITKEGRGLGGPPGAKMKPISPQRCGRGDSSQVTRKNVCHTGYSYLESSGESVNGLRANGQRTPERTSPCEHRDPLESRSSPKVLLRKDGSMRVEFTNAMRMSLEPQDLSGHSHPVVAAPEPSLTKTSKGSSLSSEGSWYDSPWGNPTELNDNVFTCSQTVAGDNSSGYTTYSSTRTEETGCGFNTFSSAHTEDISPGFNPSLLFQTVDGNGQYTSRGFNSNGYNTCSSGRTEDSGIGDSMILLPEKSPFSLMSPPVSLSDLYSNPSVAAVIPTAQFQDVPQQRGSLTSLLTLDAVIQEEGSGSYDQRYSSHSRTLPCRRVTAMVATEPSAIVVGNSRKDNLKSRIRRLGDWTGSLSRKKRRLQEPYGSETSEGFSSGVDPGLGNSSSQLTGTLWNPLHTQTYTHTQGQQGHSDALRQNVYENFMQELETGRYSGPERTEPSEEGEEEEMGGGGGIGEGEQGESSGSGSLGSLEQLDLLFEKEQGVVRRAGWLYFKPILTLHKDRKLELVARRKWRQYWVTLKGCTLLFYETYGKSSCPEQELSPRYALLAEDSIVQAVPEHPKKENVFCLSNAYGDVYLFQAANQTDLENWVTAIHSASASLLAKRQGKEDTVRLLRCQTRALLQKIDMDSKMKKMAELQLSVISDQRNRKAIESQIQQWEQNLEKFHMDLFRMRCYLASLQGSELPNPKSLLAVAGRPSKTALGRLGIFSVSSFHALICTRDEATLRRRCRSFSRGARSKRGLFSSLKGLDSLTKRSKEKRESVSQVFEGQSIGVPAGHIPNHCTSERLDALAKMQLIAPPEGNPWYSSLETPVCVNMPDSQSVTLHIKPDFLVSDMLSLACKERHLDPSQHCLRVRRLVGQDTETFSPAPTDPLRDLVHEELEVFPLNVFTVQLSRPDTAVDFGFAVTGHVDGARKSHVYLSEVNPGGLASTEGLRAGDEILVLNGTSVSNLDLGLIHLMFNHQILHLLLRREEQVPGDHTSVWPDCDPWQPGPPPPPSHCVWPIECGDGVFAVPDLPRGPWGGGGRGPEKPLFHGAPRATGPEAPLPQTHVISERLRKVIQELVDTEKSYVKDLGCLFDIYLTPLQSETFLSHDEMESLFGSLPEMLDFQRVFLHTLEERIASSPNFSSLETPEQFKKLLFSLGGSFLYYADHFKLYSGFCANHIKVQKVLERAKTDRAFKEFLEARNPTKQHSSTLESYLIKPVQRVLKYPLLLRELVSLTDPESEEHSHLTEALRAMEKVASHINEMQKIYEDYGTVFDQLVAEQSGPEKEVTEISMGEFLIHSSLKWLNPLPSLCRMRKDPELTVFVFKRAVILVYRESSKMRKRMTTSRSDLDPFKFRWLIPVSAVQVRLGNTAGTENPCVWELVHTKSQVEGRPETIFQLCSSGLENKASVVKALRSLRDCTRRPLLPETGSREHLGSLRRTQPAPVRDGSWRRQQRQSEAGRTAGHQHHSDDSSVSSGGPYPGPGDTHTEPQLPSRSSTGLPSLEGTTLGKRAWLCSLTSTLEAQLQRLNFTEEAGPRSTGTQQEHLRPTQTHPAVQKRVSSLQGSQARQDNDSQCVDFNGLLGRDFSVQSLNSVVNEDCFYDTVMGIQKAAIPTL from the exons ATGGGAAACACTGACAGCCAGTACAGCAGCTTTAACGTCCCTGGGAAATCCAAATCCTGCTCTCTAAAGTTCTACTCCACTAAAGAGGAGGCCCTGTCCCCCCATAGCTGGTGGAGGGGCAGCGAGGGGAGCGGCCAGGGATACAGAACCAGAAGCAAGGGAGGGAGGGTCTGCCTGCCCCAGCACAAGATCACTCACAACCAGCCTTATGGCTCTTCGAAACACTATGAGCACCACATCACTAAGGAGGGCAGGGGACTGGGGGGGCCCCCGGGAGCCAAGATGAAGCCCATCTCTCCACAGAGGTGTGGCAGAGGGGACAGTTCCCAAGTGACCAGGAAAAACGTCTGTCATACCGGTTACAGTTACCTGGAGAGTAGTGGGGAGAGTGTTAACGGTCTCAGGGCTAATGGACAGCGTACCCCCGAGAGGACTTCTCCGTGTGAGCACAGGGATCCCCTAGAGAGCCGCAGCAGCCCCAAGGTGCTTCTCCGTAAGGACGGCAGCATGCGTGTTGAGTTCACCAACGCCATGCGAATGTCGCTGGAGCCCCAGGATCTGTCAGGCCACAGCCACCCTGTGGTAGCCGCCCCAGAGCCCTCTCTGACTAAGACCAGCAAGGGCAGCTCCCTGAGCTCCGAGGGCTCCTGGTACGACTCTCCCTGGGGGAACCCCACGGAGCTCAACGACAATGTGTTCACCTGTAGTCAGACCGTAGCGGGGGACAACAGCAGCGGCTACACCACCTACTCCTCCACTCGCACCGAGGAGACGGGCTGTGGCTTCAACACCTTCTCATCCGCCCACACTGAGGACATCTCCCCGGGGTTCAACCCCAGCCTCCTCTTCCAGACTGTGGATGGTAATGGTCAATATACAAGCCGAGGGTTTAACAGCAACGGGTATAACACTTGCTCTTCGGGCCGCACTGAGGACAGTGGCATCGGGGACTCCATGATACTTCTCCCGGAGAAGAGTCCGTTTAGCCTCATGTCCCCTCCTGTGTCCCTGTCTGACCTCTACTCTAACCCCAGCGTGGCGGCTGTCATCCCCACTGCTCAGTTCCAGGACGTCCCCCAGCAACGGGGGTCGCTTACTTCGTTGCTGACCCTGGACGCGGTCATCCAGGAGGAGGGCTCGGGGTCGTACGACCAGCGCTACTCCTCTCACAGTCGCACGCTGCCATGCAGGAGGGTTACTGCCATGGTGGCCACCGAGCCCTCCGCCATCGTGGTCGGTAACAGCAGGAAGGACAACCTGAAGAGCCGCATCAGGCGCCTCGGCGACTGGACGGGAAGTCTGAGCAGGAAGAAAAGAAGACTACAG gaGCCTTACGGTAGTGAGACCAGTGAGGGCTTTAGCAGTGGAGTGGACCCTGGGTTAGGTAACTCTAGCTCCCAGTTAACTGGTACACTGTGGAATCCCCTCCACACCCAGACCTACACCCACACCCAGGGCCAACAGGGCCACAGTGACGCTCTGCGTCAGAACGTCTACGAGAACTTCATGCAGGAGCTGGAGACGGGACGCTACAGTGGGCCGGAGCGGACTGAGCCCtcggaggagggagaggaggaggagatgggaggaggggggggaataggagagggagagcagggggagagcagTGGCAGTGGCTCCCTGGGTTCCCTGGAGCAGCTGGACCTGCTGTTTGAGAAGGAGCAGGGGGTGGTGCGCAGGGCCGGCTGGCTCTACTTCAAACCCATCCTCACCCTGCACAAGGACAGGAAGCTGGAGCTGGTGGCCCGTAGGAAGTGGAGGCAGTACTGGGTCACACTTAAAG GGTGTACCCTCCTGTTCTATGAGACCTATGGGAAAAGCAGCTGTCCCGAGCAGGAGCTGTCCCCGCGCTACGCCCTGCTGGCCGAGGACAGCATTGTCCAGGCCGTCCCCGAACACCCCAAGAAGGAGAACGTCTTCTGTCTGAGCAACGCCTACGGAGACGTCTATCTGTTCCAG GCTGCCAATCAAACAGACCTGGAGAACTGGGTGACGGCCATCCACTCTGCCAGCGCCTCTCTGCTGGCTAAGAGACAGGGGAAGGAGGACACGGTGCGGTTACTGAGGTGCCAGACCCGCGCCCTGCTGCAGAAGATAGACATGGACAGCAAGATGAAGAAGATGGCTGAGCTACAGCTGTCTGTCATCAGTGACCAAAGGAACAGGAAGGCCATCGAGAGCCAG ATCCAGCAGTGGGAGCAGAACCTGGAGAAGTTCCACATGGATCTGTTCCGGATGCGATGCTACCTGGCCAGCCTGCAGGGCAGTGAGCTCCCTAACCCCAAGAGTCTCCTGGCCGTGGCAGGACGCCCCTCTAAGACCGCTCTGGGACGCCTGGGGatcttctctgtctcctcctttCATGCCCTG ATCTGCACCCGTGACGAGGCGACCCTGCGGAGACGTTGCCGATCTTTTTCCAGAGGGGCTCGGAGTAAGAGGggcctcttctcctccctcaagGGTCTGGACAGCTTGACCAAACGCAGCAAGGAGAAGAGGGAGTCCGTGTCCCAG GTTTTTGAAGGACAAAGTATTGGAGTGCCTGCTGGCCATATCCCCAACCACTGCACCTCAGAG AGATTGGACGCTCTTGCCAAAATGCAGTTGATAGCACCACCTGAAGGCAACCCTTGGTACAGCAGTTTGGAAACTCCCGTCTGTGTGAATATGCCTGACAGCCAAAGCGTTACTCTGCACATCAAACCCGATTTCCTCGTATCAGACATGCTATCTTTGGCCTGTAAG GAGCGGCACCTGGACCCGAGCCAGCACTGCCTGCGTGTGAGGAGGCTGGTGGGTCAGGACACAGAGACCTTCTCCCCAGCGCCCACAGACCCACTACGAGACCTG GTTCATGAAGAGCTTGAGGTCTTCCCACTCAATGTTTTCACCGTACAACTGTCCCGCCCTGACACAGCAGTAGACTTTG GCTTTGCTGTGACAGGCCATGTAGACGGAGCCAGGAAGAGCCATGTCTACTTGAGTGAGGTCAACCCAGGGGGACTGGCTTCCACTGAAG GTCTGAGAGCGGGGGATGAGATCCTGGTTCTGAATGGGACCAGTGTGTCCAATCTGGACCTGGGGTTGATACACCTGATGTTCAACCACCAGATCCTCCACCTACTGCTCAGACGAGAGGAGCAAGTCCCTGGCGATCACACCTCTGTCTGGCCAGACTGTGACCCCTGGCAGCCaggaccaccaccaccacccagccaCTGTGTCTGGCCTATAG AATGTGGAGACGGTGTGTTCGCTGTACCAGACCTTCCCAGAGGGCCGTGGGGCGGTGGTGGTAGAGGGCCAGAGAAACCCCTATTCCATGGAGCCCCTCGGGCCACAGGTCCAGAAGCCCCCCTGCCCCAGACACATGTC ATCTCTGAGAGGCTCCGTAAGGTCATACAGGAACTGGTAGACACAGAGAAGTCCTACGTCAAG GACCTGGGCTGTCTGTTTGACATTTACCTGACCCCTCTACAGAGTGAGACCTTCCTCAGCCACGACGAG ATGGAGTCTCTGTTTGGCAGTCTGCCTGAGATGCTGGACTTCCAGAGAGTGTTCCTACACACCCTGGAGGAGCGCATCGCCTCCTCCCCCAACTTCAGCTCTCTGGAGACCCCGGAACAGTTCAAG AAACTTCTCTTCTCGCTGGGCGGCTCCTTCCTCTACTATGCCGACCACTTCAAGCTCTACAGCGGCTTCTGTGCCAACCACATCAAAGTCCAGAAGGTTCTGGAACGAG CAAAGACGGACCGGGCTTTCAAGGAGTTCCTGGAAGCAAGGAACCCCACCAAGCAGCACTCTTCCACCCTGGAGTCGTACCTCATTAAGCCAGTCCAGAGGGTGCTCAAGTACCCACTGCTGCTCCGAGAGCTGGTCTCCCTCACTGACCCCGAAAGCGAGGAGCACAGCCACCTCACAG AGGCCCTGAGAGCCATGGAGAAGGTGGCCAGCCACATCAATGAGATGCAGAAGATCTACGAGGACTACGGAACTGTGTTTGACCAGCTGGTGGCAGAGCAGAGTGGCCCTGAGAAAGAG gtGACAGAGATCTCCATGGGGGAGTTCCTCATCCACTCCTCTTTAAAGTGGCTcaaccctctcccctccctgtgTCGCATGAGGAAAGACCCTGAACTGACAGTGTTCG TTTTCAAGAGAGCAGTGATCCTGGTGTACCGTGAGAGCAGcaagatgaggaagaggatg ACCACGTCACGCTCCGACCTGGACCCCTTCAAGTTCCGCTGGCTCATCCCAGTGTCGGCAGTGCAGGTCCGCCTGGGGAACACAGCAGGGACAGAGAACCCTTGTGTCTGGGAGCTGGTCCACACCAAGTCTCAGGTGGAGGGGAGACCAGAGACCATATTCCAGCTCTGCAGCAG TGGTTTGGAGAATAAGGCCAGTGTAGTGAAAGCTCTTCGCTCCCTTCGAGACTGCACCCGGAGACCTCTCCTACCAGAGACGGGTTCTAGAGAGCACCTAGGCTCCCTCCGCAGGACCCAGCCTGCACCTGTCAGAGACGGCTCCTGGAGAAGACAACAGCGCCAATCAGAGGCCGGGAGGACTGCAGGCCACCAGCACCACTCAGACGACAGCAGTGTGTCCAGCGGCGGCCCCTACCCTGGTCCAGGAGACACCCACACGGAGCCCCAGCTCCCCAGCCGCTCCTCCACGGGCCTCCCCAGTCTGGAAGGCACCACACTGGGCAAGAGGGCCTGGCTGTGCTCCCTGACCAGCACCCTGGAAGCCCAGCTCCAGAGACTCAACTTCACAGAAGAGGCCGGGCCGAGGAGCACGGGGACCCAGCAGGAGCACCTCAGACCCACACAGACCCACCCTGCTGTCCAGAAGAGGGTGAGCAGTCTGCAGGGGAGCCAGGCGAGGCAGGATAATGACTCCCAGTGTGTGGACTTCAACGGCCTACTAGGGAGGGACTTCAGTGTGCAGAGCCTGAACTCTGTGGTCAACGAGGACTGCTTCTACGATACGGTGATGGGAATTCAGAAGGCTGCCATTCCAACACTATAG